From Syntrophobacterales bacterium:
AAAGAAAAAGTGATCCTCCGCCGATCACAACGGCAAGAACCATTGTCAGCCATGAAATAAAATCCCTTGTCGTCACAGGGCGATTGCTTTCCCGTAATCAAGGCTCTCGTAAGGGCGGCAGTCCTTGAACTCATCGGGAAGCCCGATGGCGACGATGGCTAAAACCCGGAGCGGGCTTTCGATGCCCAGGATGTTTCTCACATAATCCTCGGAGCTCACATCGGCGCTTTGCCTCCGGTTTCTCAACTGAATCCAGCAGCTCCCCAGATTCAGGCTTGCCGCGGTCAGGTGCACGAT
This genomic window contains:
- a CDS encoding nitroreductase family protein, coding for GVKPWKFYFVQDAGVIEKLSRSKDSGSAFLKDAALAVVVCGDETASDVWIEDCSIAATIVHLTAASLNLGSCWIQLRNRRQSADVSSEDYVRNILGIESPLRVLAIVAIGLPDEFKDCRPYESLDYGKAIAL